The sequence GTACAGCATCACGTTGGTGAGGATGTGGTCCGGGCTCACCGCGCCCTCGCAGTCCCCGAAGCCGGCGAACAGCTCCAGGTTCCATGCGAGCTGCCCCACCGGCGAGTCGGTGAGCGCATACGCCAGCGTCTGCGGCCGGGTGCTCTGCAGCTTCGAGTACGCGGACTGCTCCGACTCGAAGCGGCCCAGCCGGCCGAGGCGGGCCTTGTCGTCGTCGGTGAGGGCGGCGAATTCCGCCGGGTCTCCCGAGGGGAAGGAGAAGGCCTGGAGCACGTGGACGCCGACGACGTGCTCGGCGTCGATGATGCCCAGTTCGCGCGACACCATGGAGCCGAAGTCTCCGCCGTGCGCGCCGTAGCGGGAGTAGCCCAGCCGTCGCATCAACTCCGCGAAGGCGCGGGCGATGCGCGCAAGGCCCCACCCACCCTCAGGGGTAGGGCCCGAGAAGCCGAACCCAGGCATGGACGGGCACACCACGTGGAAGGCGTCCTCCGGGTTGCCGCCAAAATCACGCGGATGGGTGAGGGGGCGGATGAGCTCCACGAACTCCGCGACGGAGCCCGGCCAACCATGGGTGAGGAGCAGCGGCATCGCCTCGGGCTCGGGCGAGCGCAGGTGCAGGAAGTGGACGTTGGCGCCGTCGATGAGGGTGGTGAACTGGGGGAAGGTGTTGAGGCGCGCCTCCTGCTTGCGCCAGTCGTACCCGTCCGCCCAGTACGCGGCCAGCTTCTTCAGGAACGCGAGCGGCACGCCCTGGCTCCAGCCAGCCCCGGGGGCCGCGTCCGGCCAGCGGGTCCGCGCCAGGCGGGACTGGAGGTCGTCCAGGTCGGCCTGGGGCACCTCGAGCCAGAAGGGGTAGATGGCGGTCTCGGCGGGGGGCGCGGCGGTGGCGGTGTCCATGACGTTCTCCCTCGTGCGGCGGTGGATGGACGTCATATTGAGGCGGGGCAATGACAGTGGTATGTCAGGTTTCCTCGCCATGCAGCGGACCGAGCGACTCTTCGCCCTCGCCGAATACCTCCGGGGTCGCCGCACCGGAGTCACCGCGGAGACGCTCGCGGAGCGCTTCGGCGTCACCGTGCGGACGATTTATAGGGACTTGGACGCCCTGCGCGCCGCGGCCATGCCGGTGGCCGCCGAGCGCGGGCGTGGCGGCGGCTACGCGCTGGACCGGAGCTACAGCCTGCCGCCGGTGAATTTCACCGCGCGCGAGGCGGCGCTCATCGTCGCGCTGGGGCGCTTCGCCATCGACATGCGGCTGATGCCGTTCAGCGACACGCTGGAGTCCGCGCTGGACAAGGTGCGCGCCGCGCTGTCCACGTCCGCGCAGCGCGAGTTGCTGACCCGGCTGAAGGAGCTGGCGTTCCTCGGCGTGCCGGCGCTCCCCGCGAAGAAGACGGTGCGCGAGGCCATCGAGCGCGCGTGGTTTGAGCAGCAGCCGGTCCGCATCACCTACGTGGACAGCAACTACCTGGAGACGACGCGCGACGTGCGCATCATGTCCGTCATCATGGACCGGCACGAGACGCGCATCGACGCCGTCGAGCTGGACAAGGACGAGCGCCGTCCCTTCCGGCTGGACCGCATCACCCACGCCGAGGTGCTTCGCACCGCGCCGTGACGATTGGGCTACCGATTCCTGGCCGAGCGCGACTTGCGGGTCGCCGCGGTGCGAGTCCGAGATGTCCGCGCGGGAGGGCGCCTCACTGATTCTCGCGTGGGCTGGAGGTAGCCGAGCACCAGCGCGCAGAGCTCGTCCACGTAGGCCTCGCGGGTGAGGTAGTCGGGGCGGCTCGACAGCGCCACGTGGGTGAGGGACTCCACGGTGTTGAAGATGATGAAGGCGGCCATGTCCAAATCCTTCGGCCGCACCTCGCGGGCGTGGGGCTGCAGGAAGTCGCGCACCAGCCGGAGCATGCGCACGGCATAGGGGTCCACCTGCTGGAGCTGCCGCATCCGGGGAAGCTGCTCCACGAGCACCTGATGCAGCCGGGGGTTCTCCGCCTTCTTCGCGAGCACCTGCCGGATGAGCAGCCGCAGCGCCTCCCGCAGCGTCGCGCCAGAGAGGCGGGCCATGCCCTCCTCCAAATCCGTGAGCCCCTCCGCCCGGTAGCGCTCCATCACCGCCATCACCAGCGCCTCCTTGCTGGAGAAGTACTGGTACACCGAGCCCACGCTCACGCCGGCCACGCGCGCGACGTGGTTGGTGCTGGCGGCGTCGTACCCATCCTTGACGAGAATCTGAGCGGTCGCGGTGATGATGGCGTC comes from Pyxidicoccus parkwaysis and encodes:
- a CDS encoding TetR/AcrR family transcriptional regulator → MKSSTPLAPRRKPRQSRAQVTCDAIITATAQILVKDGYDAASTNHVARVAGVSVGSVYQYFSSKEALVMAVMERYRAEGLTDLEEGMARLSGATLREALRLLIRQVLAKKAENPRLHQVLVEQLPRMRQLQQVDPYAVRMLRLVRDFLQPHAREVRPKDLDMAAFIIFNTVESLTHVALSSRPDYLTREAYVDELCALVLGYLQPTRESVRRPPARTSRTRTAATRKSRSARNR
- a CDS encoding helix-turn-helix transcriptional regulator codes for the protein MQRTERLFALAEYLRGRRTGVTAETLAERFGVTVRTIYRDLDALRAAAMPVAAERGRGGGYALDRSYSLPPVNFTAREAALIVALGRFAIDMRLMPFSDTLESALDKVRAALSTSAQRELLTRLKELAFLGVPALPAKKTVREAIERAWFEQQPVRITYVDSNYLETTRDVRIMSVIMDRHETRIDAVELDKDERRPFRLDRITHAEVLRTAP
- a CDS encoding epoxide hydrolase family protein; protein product: MDTATAAPPAETAIYPFWLEVPQADLDDLQSRLARTRWPDAAPGAGWSQGVPLAFLKKLAAYWADGYDWRKQEARLNTFPQFTTLIDGANVHFLHLRSPEPEAMPLLLTHGWPGSVAEFVELIRPLTHPRDFGGNPEDAFHVVCPSMPGFGFSGPTPEGGWGLARIARAFAELMRRLGYSRYGAHGGDFGSMVSRELGIIDAEHVVGVHVLQAFSFPSGDPAEFAALTDDDKARLGRLGRFESEQSAYSKLQSTRPQTLAYALTDSPVGQLAWNLELFAGFGDCEGAVSPDHILTNVMLYWLTGTAGSAARMYYETTREGAWAPATPSSTPTGVAVFPFDFLSIRRFAERDNPNLVQWTEFDRGGHFANLEVPELLLGDVRKFFRRFR